Proteins from a single region of Synchiropus splendidus isolate RoL2022-P1 chromosome 3, RoL_Sspl_1.0, whole genome shotgun sequence:
- the LOC128755240 gene encoding WD repeat-containing protein 37-like isoform X1 produces MPVEGGSSSGSASATRHPKPKRKAHSLSIRRTNSTEERPQGIGRGDMLDGQDSKLPLSLRSNLLDLFGQIEREFENLYIENIELRREIDSLNERLAGDGQTIEGGDPSKGAMKTKASHSTSQLSQKLKTTYKASTSKIVSSFKATTGSRALCQLLKEYVGHRDGIWDLSITRTQPVVLGTASADHSALLWSIETGKCLLRYAGHAGSVNSIKFHPTEQMALTASGDQTAHIWRYMVQLPAPQPPPDVSAPCDDDQDSSDREEGEVDCDGPCEVPTVRVATATLKSHQGVVIAADWLVGGRQVVTASWDRAANLYEVETSELVHTLTGHDQELTHCCTHPTQRLVVTSSRDTTFRLWDFRDPSIHSVNVFQGHTDTVTSAVFTVGDNVVSGSDDRTVKVWDLKNMRSPIATIRTDSAVNRISVSANQRIIALPHDNRQVRLFDMNGVRLARLPRSNRMGHRRMVCCTAWNEENASCNLFTCGFDRQAIGWNINIPALLQEK; encoded by the exons ATGCCTGTGGAGGGTGGAAGCAGCAGTGGCTCTGCTTCAGCCACCCGTCATCCCAAACCGAAGCGCAAGGCTCACAGTCTGTCCATCAGGCGCACAAACAGTACGGAGGAGCGGCCGCAGGGCATCGGAAGGGGAGACATGCTGGATGGACAG GACTCCAAGCTGCCGCTCTCCTTACGGAGTAACCTGCTGGATCTTTTTGGACAGATAGAGCGCGAGTTTGAAAATCTCTACATTGAAAACATTGAAC TGCGCCGGGAAATCGACTCTCTGAATGAACGTCTTGCTGGGGATGGACAGACTATTGAAGGTGGAGACCCCAGCAAGGgggcaatgaaaacaaaag CGAGTCACAGCACCAGCCAGCTCTCTCAGAAGTTGAAGACCACCTACAAGGCTTCCACCAGCAAG ATTGTCTCTAGCTTTAAAGCCACCACAGGCTCCCGAGCTCTGTGCCAGCTCCTGAAAGAGTATGTGGGCCACCGAGATGGAATCTGGGACCTCAGCATCACACGGACTCAGCCAGTGGTCCTGGGAACGGCCTCTGCAG ATCACTCGGCTCTCCTGTGGAGCATCGAGACCGGAAAGTGTCTGCTGAGATACGCAGGTCATGCTGGATCAG TCAACTCCATCAAGTTCCACCCCACCGAGCAGATGGCCCTCACAG CCTCTGGGGACCAGACGGCTCACATCTGGCGCTACATGGTGCAGCTGCCTGCCCCTCAGCCACCACCAGATGTCAGT GCTCCGTGTGATGACGACCAGGACTCATCAGATCGAGAGGAAGGTGAGGTCGACTGCGACGGTCCCTGCGAGGTCCCCACTGTCCGAGTTGCCACAGCAACACTTAAAAGCCACCAGGGTGTTGTTATTGCGGCCGATTGGCTGGTCGGCGGCCGACAAGTGGTGACGGCGTCATGGGATCGTGCCGCCAACCTGTATGAGGTGGAGACGTCAGAACtggtgcacacactcacag GACATGACCAGGAGTTGACCCACTGCTGCACCCACCCCACACAGCGCCTCGTGGTCACCTCGTCCAGAGATACAACCTTCCGTTTGTGGGACTTCAGGGATCCGTCCATCCACTCTGTCAACGTCTTTCAAGGCCACACCGA CACGGTGACGTCGGCTGTGTTCACGGTGGGCGACAACGTTGTGTCGGGAAGTGACGATCGAACGGTTAAAGTGTGGGACTTGAAGAACATGCGGTCACCCATAGCAACCATTCGAACTGACTCGGCAGTGAACAG GATCAGCGTCTCTGCCAACCAGAGGATCATCGCCTTACCGCACGACAATCGCCAGGTCCGACTGTTTGACATGAACGGCGTGAGACTGGCCCGACTGCCGCGCAGCAACAGAATG GGCCACCGTCGCATGGTGTGCTGCACCGCCTGGAACGAAGAGAACGCGTCCTGCAACCTGTTCACCTGTGGTTTCGACCGCCAGGCCATCGGCTGGAACATCAACATCCCAgctctgctgcaggagaagTGA
- the idi1 gene encoding isopentenyl-diphosphate Delta-isomerase 1 isoform X1, whose product MVRAVWAVLRLVSSEVAPVKKANLPGFRRLFTVSCRSAAATGRWYFSSPVQHPRSAARMPEITEHLDEKQVQLLSEMCILIDENDQKIGADTKKNCHLNSNIDKGLLHRAFSVFIFNSEEKLLLQQRSDAKITFPGCFTNTCCSHPLHTDRELEEKDSIGVRRAAQRRLQAELGIPMAQVTPDEMTYLTRIHYKAQSDGIWGEHEIDYILFMQKDVELSPDPNEIKSHCYVTKEELRDMLDKAKRQELKITPWFSLIAETFLFQWWDNLQNLKQFVDHDKIHRM is encoded by the exons ATGGTACGGGCTGTGTGGGCGGTGCTTCGGCTGGTGTCCAGTGAAGTAGCCCCGGTGAAGAAAGCGAACCTGCCGGGGTTCAGGCGACTGTTCACGGTCTCGTGTCGATCAGCTGCGGCTACTGGCCGCTGGTACTTTTCCAG TCCCGTCCAACATCCACGCTCTGCAGCCAGAATGCCGGAGATAACTGAGCACCTGGACGAGAAGCAGGTCCAGCTCCTGTCGGAGATGTGCATCCTCATTGATGAGAACGACCAGAAGATCGGAGCGGACACGAAGAAAAACTGCCATCTGAACTCTAACATCGACAAAG GTTTGTTACACCGAGCTTTCAgcgtcttcatcttcaacagcGAGGAGAAGCTGCTCCTTCAGCAGAGGTCAGACGCCAAAATCACATTTCCAG GTTGTTTCACAAACACATGCTGCAGCCACCCCCTACACACAGACcgtgagctggaggagaaggactCCATTGGAGTGAGAAGGGCTGCTCAGAGGCGGCTACAGGCTGAACTGGGGATCCCCATGGCTCAG GTGACTCCTGACGAGATGACGTACCTAACAAGGATCCACTACAAAGCACAGTCAGACGGCATTTGGGGAGAACATGAGATCGACTACATCCTCTTCATGCAGAAG GATGTGGAGTTGAGTCCCGACCCCAATGAGATCAAAAGCCACTGCTACGTGACCAAAGAGGAGCTGCGAGACATGCTGGACAAAGCCAAACGGCAGGAGCTCAAGATCACTCCCTGGTTCAGCCTCATCGCAGAGACTTTCCTCTTCCAGTGGTGGGACAACCTGCAGAACCTGAAGCAGTTTGTGGATCATGACAAAATCCACCGCATGTAG
- the idi1 gene encoding isopentenyl-diphosphate Delta-isomerase 1 isoform X2 produces the protein MPEITEHLDEKQVQLLSEMCILIDENDQKIGADTKKNCHLNSNIDKGLLHRAFSVFIFNSEEKLLLQQRSDAKITFPGCFTNTCCSHPLHTDRELEEKDSIGVRRAAQRRLQAELGIPMAQVTPDEMTYLTRIHYKAQSDGIWGEHEIDYILFMQKDVELSPDPNEIKSHCYVTKEELRDMLDKAKRQELKITPWFSLIAETFLFQWWDNLQNLKQFVDHDKIHRM, from the exons ATGCCGGAGATAACTGAGCACCTGGACGAGAAGCAGGTCCAGCTCCTGTCGGAGATGTGCATCCTCATTGATGAGAACGACCAGAAGATCGGAGCGGACACGAAGAAAAACTGCCATCTGAACTCTAACATCGACAAAG GTTTGTTACACCGAGCTTTCAgcgtcttcatcttcaacagcGAGGAGAAGCTGCTCCTTCAGCAGAGGTCAGACGCCAAAATCACATTTCCAG GTTGTTTCACAAACACATGCTGCAGCCACCCCCTACACACAGACcgtgagctggaggagaaggactCCATTGGAGTGAGAAGGGCTGCTCAGAGGCGGCTACAGGCTGAACTGGGGATCCCCATGGCTCAG GTGACTCCTGACGAGATGACGTACCTAACAAGGATCCACTACAAAGCACAGTCAGACGGCATTTGGGGAGAACATGAGATCGACTACATCCTCTTCATGCAGAAG GATGTGGAGTTGAGTCCCGACCCCAATGAGATCAAAAGCCACTGCTACGTGACCAAAGAGGAGCTGCGAGACATGCTGGACAAAGCCAAACGGCAGGAGCTCAAGATCACTCCCTGGTTCAGCCTCATCGCAGAGACTTTCCTCTTCCAGTGGTGGGACAACCTGCAGAACCTGAAGCAGTTTGTGGATCATGACAAAATCCACCGCATGTAG
- the LOC128755239 gene encoding copine-3-like isoform X3 — MTRLQGASRTSPAEFECINSKKKQKKKGYKNSGVVSVKLCQVVKEYTFLDYIMGGCQLNFTVAVDFTGSNGDPRSPSSLHYISPHGVNEYLSAIWSVGNVIQDYDSDKMFPAFGFGAQIPPTWQVSHEFPLNFNMSNPFCAGVEGIVEAYRVCLPQVKLYGPTNFSPIINHVACFAKQALQQTTASQYFVLLIITDGVITDMDDTRSAIVNASRLPMSIIIVGVGGADFTAMEFLDGDDGRLRSQTGESAMRDIVQFVPFRQFQNSPKEALAKSVLAEVPGQLMEFCNTMKLKPPNSNPAAAV, encoded by the exons ATGACAcgcctgcagggggcgtcaCGAACATCTCCg GCTGAATTTGAATGCATCAACAGcaaaaagaaacagaagaaaaaaggcTACAAGAACTCTGGGGTTGTTAGTGTGAAACTGTGCCAG GTGGTGAAGGAGTACACGTTTCTGGATTATATTATGGGAGGTTGTCAACTGAATTTCACC GTTGCTGTTGACTTCACCGGCTCCAACGGGGACCCCAGGTCTCCCTCCTCTCTACATTACATCAGTCCTCATGGAGTAAACGAGTACCTGTCTGCTATCTGGTCTGTGGGGAATGTCATCCAGGACTATGACAG TGACAAGATGTTTCCTGCTTTTGGCTTTGGAGCTCAGATTCCGCCAACATGGCAG GTCTCCCACGAGTTCCCTCTGAATTTCAACATGTCAAATCCTTTCTGTGCCG GTGTTGAGGGGATCGTGGAGGCCTACAGGGTTTGTCTTCCTCAAGTCAAACTCTACGGTCCCACCAACTTCTCTCCGATCATCAATCATGTAGCTTGTTTTGCAAAGCAAGCCCTGCAGCAGACCACGGCTTCG CAATACTTTGTCTTGCTGATCATCACTGACGGAGTGATCACCGACATGGACGACACACGCAGCGCCATCGTCAACGCCTCGCGCTTGCCCATGTCCATCATCATCGTGGGAGTTGGTGGAGCAGACTTCACAGCAATGGAGTTCCTGGACGGCGACGACGGCCGTCTCCGCTCGCAGACTGGGGAGTCCGCCATGAGGGACATAGTTCAGTTCGTCCCGTTCAGGCAGTTCCAAAAC TCTCCAAAAGAGGCGCTGGCGAAGAGCGTGTTGGCTGAAGTCCCGGGTCAGCTGATGGAGTTCTGCAACACAATGAAGCTGAAACCACCCAACTCTAATCCTGCAGCAGCGGTTTAA
- the LOC128755240 gene encoding WD repeat-containing protein 37-like isoform X2: protein MEDSKLPLSLRSNLLDLFGQIEREFENLYIENIELRREIDSLNERLAGDGQTIEGGDPSKGAMKTKASHSTSQLSQKLKTTYKASTSKIVSSFKATTGSRALCQLLKEYVGHRDGIWDLSITRTQPVVLGTASADHSALLWSIETGKCLLRYAGHAGSVNSIKFHPTEQMALTASGDQTAHIWRYMVQLPAPQPPPDVSAPCDDDQDSSDREEGEVDCDGPCEVPTVRVATATLKSHQGVVIAADWLVGGRQVVTASWDRAANLYEVETSELVHTLTGHDQELTHCCTHPTQRLVVTSSRDTTFRLWDFRDPSIHSVNVFQGHTDTVTSAVFTVGDNVVSGSDDRTVKVWDLKNMRSPIATIRTDSAVNRISVSANQRIIALPHDNRQVRLFDMNGVRLARLPRSNRMGHRRMVCCTAWNEENASCNLFTCGFDRQAIGWNINIPALLQEK from the exons ATGGAG GACTCCAAGCTGCCGCTCTCCTTACGGAGTAACCTGCTGGATCTTTTTGGACAGATAGAGCGCGAGTTTGAAAATCTCTACATTGAAAACATTGAAC TGCGCCGGGAAATCGACTCTCTGAATGAACGTCTTGCTGGGGATGGACAGACTATTGAAGGTGGAGACCCCAGCAAGGgggcaatgaaaacaaaag CGAGTCACAGCACCAGCCAGCTCTCTCAGAAGTTGAAGACCACCTACAAGGCTTCCACCAGCAAG ATTGTCTCTAGCTTTAAAGCCACCACAGGCTCCCGAGCTCTGTGCCAGCTCCTGAAAGAGTATGTGGGCCACCGAGATGGAATCTGGGACCTCAGCATCACACGGACTCAGCCAGTGGTCCTGGGAACGGCCTCTGCAG ATCACTCGGCTCTCCTGTGGAGCATCGAGACCGGAAAGTGTCTGCTGAGATACGCAGGTCATGCTGGATCAG TCAACTCCATCAAGTTCCACCCCACCGAGCAGATGGCCCTCACAG CCTCTGGGGACCAGACGGCTCACATCTGGCGCTACATGGTGCAGCTGCCTGCCCCTCAGCCACCACCAGATGTCAGT GCTCCGTGTGATGACGACCAGGACTCATCAGATCGAGAGGAAGGTGAGGTCGACTGCGACGGTCCCTGCGAGGTCCCCACTGTCCGAGTTGCCACAGCAACACTTAAAAGCCACCAGGGTGTTGTTATTGCGGCCGATTGGCTGGTCGGCGGCCGACAAGTGGTGACGGCGTCATGGGATCGTGCCGCCAACCTGTATGAGGTGGAGACGTCAGAACtggtgcacacactcacag GACATGACCAGGAGTTGACCCACTGCTGCACCCACCCCACACAGCGCCTCGTGGTCACCTCGTCCAGAGATACAACCTTCCGTTTGTGGGACTTCAGGGATCCGTCCATCCACTCTGTCAACGTCTTTCAAGGCCACACCGA CACGGTGACGTCGGCTGTGTTCACGGTGGGCGACAACGTTGTGTCGGGAAGTGACGATCGAACGGTTAAAGTGTGGGACTTGAAGAACATGCGGTCACCCATAGCAACCATTCGAACTGACTCGGCAGTGAACAG GATCAGCGTCTCTGCCAACCAGAGGATCATCGCCTTACCGCACGACAATCGCCAGGTCCGACTGTTTGACATGAACGGCGTGAGACTGGCCCGACTGCCGCGCAGCAACAGAATG GGCCACCGTCGCATGGTGTGCTGCACCGCCTGGAACGAAGAGAACGCGTCCTGCAACCTGTTCACCTGTGGTTTCGACCGCCAGGCCATCGGCTGGAACATCAACATCCCAgctctgctgcaggagaagTGA